The following coding sequences lie in one Zingiber officinale cultivar Zhangliang chromosome 2B, Zo_v1.1, whole genome shotgun sequence genomic window:
- the LOC122045749 gene encoding uncharacterized protein LOC122045749 isoform X2, with product MATAFRRRPLSTANLSWMARRRVSVRPDMPLWGPSGLDALLRPTNLIVSPIPDAASAEATPNLNGLGRRLSPDHPWRIPPHSSYNFAFSSFGTPSSFQNHMHLHLNNSTCCEFLMSLI from the exons ATGGCGACGGCATTCCGCCGGAGACCTCTTTCTACCGCCAATCTCTCCTGGATGGCACGTCGCCGCGTTTCCGTCCGACCGGACATGCCCCTCTGGGGGCCCTCGGGCCTCGACGCCCTTCTACGCCCGACGAACCTCATTGTGTCGCCGATTCCAGATGCAGCATCGGCGGAGGCGACGCCGAATCTCAACGGACTGGGGAGACGTCTTTCGCCGGATCATCCGTGGCGAATCCCTCCGCATTCGAGCTATAACTTTGCCTTCTCATCCTTTG GCACTCCCTCATCATTCCAAAATCACATGCACCTTCATTTGAACAACTCCACCTGCTGTGAATTTCTCATGTCCTTAATCTGA